The sequence ACGCGCCCACGAAGACCCCGAGCAGATTGGGTGCCCAGACGAGGGCGGTCAGCCAGGCGACCTGGTTGGCGGAGGCGCCCAGGGTGCTGACGGCGATCAGCGGCAGGGCCAGCTCCGTGATCCGGTCGCCGAACTGGGAGACCGTTTCCCCGGCCCAGAAGCGGGTGAACCGCCGGTTCCGCCATAACGACGGCGCGTTCGCGGGCGCGGATACGCCGGGGGCCGGGGGTATGCCGGAGGACGTCGACGCCTGCCCGGATTCGGTGCTCACGACTCCGGACCCCCTTCGGTCCCGCCCTCCGGCAGCGCGTACCGCAGCAGTGCCACGCCCCGGCTTCCCTCGGGGCGGTCCGCCGCGTCGCGGGTGACGTACGGGGCGAGCACCTGCTCGATCGCGTCCTCGATCGCGGCGAGTTCGCCGGCGCTCACCGTGATGCGGGTGTGGGCCAGACCGGCCGCCGCACGCCACTCCGGGTCGAGGCCGGGCTCGACCTCGGCGGCCCAGCGGGCCGGGAGGCCGGCGGTGCGCAGGAACATCTGGCGCGACAGCTCCCGCGCGGCCGAGTGGCCCTCGCCGTCCGCCGGGTCCTGCGGCGCCTCGAAGCGGAAGCCACGCGCCACCGCCTCCCAGCGGCGGCTGCGGCGGTCGGGGCCGGGCGCGCTGTCCCGGACCAGGCCGAACGTCGCGAGGTGGCGCAGGTGCCAGCTGGTCACCGAGGGGGTCGCCCCGACGTCCGGCGCCAGCTCGGTGGCGGTCGCCGGTCCGTCCCGGCCCAGCCGTTCGAGGATCGCCAGGCGCACGGGGTGCGCCAGGGCCCGCATCGCCTGCGGGTCGGTGATGTCGAGGTCGCCCATGCGGTTGCCGGAGTCCATGACGTGAGAGTGTCCTCTCACATATTGTGGGAGTCAACTCTCACAACTGGACTCCAGCGGCCTTCCGGGGTTCTACGACCCGAGGATCGTCGTCAGGAACTCCCCCGTCCACGCCAGCAGTTCGCGGCCCACCACCGGCTTTCCGCCGATTTTGCCCGTCGTCGGGCGCGGCACCAGGATCTGGTGGACGGCCGGCTTGATGACCGTCTTCGGGTACAGCCGCTTCAGCCGCAGCTCCTGCGACTCGCGCAGCTCCACCGGCGCGAAGCGGATGTTCGGGCCCTGGAGCACGATGTCGCCGACCCCGCAGGCGCGGGCCAGCATGCGCAGGCCGGCCACCAGGAGGAGGTTGTCGACCGGCTCGGGCAGCTTGCCGTAACGGTCGGTCAGCTCCTCGCGGACCGCCTTGATGTCGTCCTCCGAGGTCGCCGAGGCGATGGCGCGGTACGCCTGGAGGCGCAGCCGCTCGCCGGGGGCGTAGTCGTGCGGGACGTGCGCGTCGACCGGGAGCTCGATCTTGACCTCCAGCGGCGGTTCCTCCTCCACGCCGCCCTCCAGGGACGCCCGGTAGTCCGCGACCGCCTCGCCGACCATGCGGACGTACAGGTCGAAGCCGACGCCCGCGATGTGGCCGGACTGCTCGCCGCCGAGGAGGTTGCCCGCGCCGCGGATCTCCAGGTCCTTCATGGCCACGTACATGCCGGCGCCCATCTCGGTGTGCTGGGCGATCGTGGCGAGGCGTTCGTGGGCGGTCTCGGTGAGCGGCTTCTCCGGCGGGTACAGGAAGTACGCGTACCCCCGCTCGCGGCCCCGGCCGACGCGGCCCCGCAGCTGGTGCAGCTGGGAGAGGCCGAAGTTGTCGCCGCGCTCCACGATCAGCGTGTTGGCGTTGGAGATGTCGATGCCGGACTCGACGATCGTCGTGGAGACCAGCACGTCGAACTTCTTCTCCCAGAAGTCCACCACGACCTGTTCCAGGGCCTGTTCGGACATCTGGCCGTGCGCCGTGGCGATCCGCGCCTCGGGCACGATCTCGCGCAGCCGCGCCGCCGCCCGGTCGATCGACTCGACCCGGTTGTGGATGTAGAACGCCTGCCCCTCGCGCAGCAGTTCACGCCGGATCGCGGCGCCGATCTGCTTCTCCTCGTACGGGCCCACGAAGGTGAGGACCGGGTGGCGCTCCTCCGGCGGGGTGGTGATCGTCGACATCTCGCGGATGCCGGTCACGGCCATTTCGAGCGTACGGGGAATGGGCGTCGCGGACATGGTCAGC is a genomic window of Streptomyces sp. NBC_00708 containing:
- a CDS encoding helix-turn-helix domain-containing protein; amino-acid sequence: MDSGNRMGDLDITDPQAMRALAHPVRLAILERLGRDGPATATELAPDVGATPSVTSWHLRHLATFGLVRDSAPGPDRRSRRWEAVARGFRFEAPQDPADGEGHSAARELSRQMFLRTAGLPARWAAEVEPGLDPEWRAAAGLAHTRITVSAGELAAIEDAIEQVLAPYVTRDAADRPEGSRGVALLRYALPEGGTEGGPES